One Leptidea sinapis chromosome 38, ilLepSina1.1, whole genome shotgun sequence DNA window includes the following coding sequences:
- the LOC126975895 gene encoding uncharacterized protein LOC126975895 isoform X2 has translation MSRYKQPESLESLALSELGHWLALQAENLMAPTTLLTQHSPSEAQKVLSHKVESIRIYLDFHVPWTLQDKFVDRALKSLSELLEKTKKSMGFRGSMSTFVSQMNVVVKMTEALFTKNFTYVSIDAIPKMMRSVFYSKMHMLTGLVYLNLGSLSGGWKTADMETSIIQCLKELHLLKYLFINYDCTDNILKCIVDNCKLIMKLDVSCSKCVTNESIVIICKLRSLRSIQLYHTFVTWEGFVNLLVNSKNLEDIGRCDEIGTVLEFISFNCPEDIPLKLRVFVSRYAKYKHLKLAIELCPYIRNMTVFHNTLQSDLMVLIGLKDLCELKLLSCDFYADQVKQVLEVKGCNLSYLHLEHVDQLDLNALMYISQMCPLLETLTFYNCSLIQHTSLYTKKLEILPFRNLKKLTCVSAFTDEQLLFLLTNCVNVTFIQTGTAIQFTDQFIEKLLDINPLIYLKELRIMQSDFLTIAAIEKIIQSCISLEILVELESWSSISETDREYIRNYIKINNFNIDTSPIRRYDYEL, from the coding sequence ATGTCGAGGTATAAGCAACCAGAATCTCTGGAGTCCCTAGCCTTGAGTGAGTTGGGACACTGGCTGGCGCTACAAGCTGAAAACCTAATGGCGCCAACTACTCTACTCACGCAGCACAGTCCAAGTGAAGCCCAAAAAGTTTTGTCTCACAAAGTTGAAAGCATCCGAATATATTTAGACTTTCATGTACCTTGGACGCTTCAAGACAAATTTGTTGATAGAGCTCTGAAGTCACTATCGGAACTATTAGAGAAGACTAAAAAGTCAATGGGCTTTAGAGGTTCGATGAGCACATTCGTAAGTCAAATGAACGTGGTTGTTAAAATGACGGAAGCTCTATTCACAAAGAATTTCACCTACGTGTCTATTGATGCGATCCCCAAGATGATGCGTTCAGTGTTTTACTCAAAAATGCACATGCTGACAGGccttgtttatttaaatttaggtTCATTATCTGGTGGATGGAAGACCGCAGATATGGAAACGTCTATAATACAATGCCTTAAGGAATTACATCTCTTAAAATATCTATTCATAAACTACGATTGCACTGATAACATTCTTAAATGTATAGTAGATAATTGCAAACTAATAATGAAACTAGATGTTTCGTGTTCCAAATGTGTAACCAATGAGAGCATCgttattatttgcaaattaaGAAGTCTAAGGAGCATCCAGTTATACCATACCTTTGTTACGTGGGAAGGCTTTGTCAATTTACTTGTTAATAGTAAAAACTTGGAAGATATTGGCAGGTGTGATGAGATCGGAACAGTTTTAGAATTTATCAGCTTCAACTGTCCCGAGGATATACCTTTAAAACTTAGGGTTTTCGTTAGCCGGTATGCAAAATATAAGCATCTTAAACTTGCTATAGAGTTATGTCCTTATATTCGTAATATGACAGTTTTCCATAATACATTACAGAGTGATCTAATGGTTCTCATAGGCTTAAAGGATTTATGTGAATTGAAACTTTTGTCATGTGATTTCTACGCAGACCAAGTGAAACAAGTCTTGGAAGTAAAGGGATGCAATCTATCGTATTTACACCTGGAGCATGTCGACCAGTTAGACTTGAATGCATTAATGTATATCAGTCAAATGTGTCCTCTACTAGAAACCCTAACATTTTACAATTGTTCCCTCATTCAACATACATCGCTTTACACGAAAAAGTTGGAGATATTACCATTTAGAAATCTTAAGAAATTAACATGCGTTTCTGCATTCACTGACGAACAATTGCTATTTTTACTAACGAATTGTGTAAATGTAACTTTCATTCAGACCGGGACTGCTATTCAATTCACTGATCAGTTCATAGAAAAACTTTTGGATATCAATCCGCTTATATATCTTAAAGAATTGCGCATAATGCAATCCGACTTCTTAACTATAGCTGCGATAGAGAAAATTATCCAAAGTTGCATAAGTCTAGAGATTCTAGTTGAGCTAGAGAGCTGGTCTTCCATATCTGAAACTGATAGAGAATACATAAggaattatatcaaaataaataactttaatattgacACTTCACCAATAAGACGATATGATTATGAATTGTGA
- the LOC126975895 gene encoding uncharacterized protein LOC126975895 isoform X1, translated as MNILLYSIQVTPNVHCIVPKQKSTSIHSFAMSRYKQPESLESLALSELGHWLALQAENLMAPTTLLTQHSPSEAQKVLSHKVESIRIYLDFHVPWTLQDKFVDRALKSLSELLEKTKKSMGFRGSMSTFVSQMNVVVKMTEALFTKNFTYVSIDAIPKMMRSVFYSKMHMLTGLVYLNLGSLSGGWKTADMETSIIQCLKELHLLKYLFINYDCTDNILKCIVDNCKLIMKLDVSCSKCVTNESIVIICKLRSLRSIQLYHTFVTWEGFVNLLVNSKNLEDIGRCDEIGTVLEFISFNCPEDIPLKLRVFVSRYAKYKHLKLAIELCPYIRNMTVFHNTLQSDLMVLIGLKDLCELKLLSCDFYADQVKQVLEVKGCNLSYLHLEHVDQLDLNALMYISQMCPLLETLTFYNCSLIQHTSLYTKKLEILPFRNLKKLTCVSAFTDEQLLFLLTNCVNVTFIQTGTAIQFTDQFIEKLLDINPLIYLKELRIMQSDFLTIAAIEKIIQSCISLEILVELESWSSISETDREYIRNYIKINNFNIDTSPIRRYDYEL; from the exons atgaaCATCTTATTATACAGTATACAAGTTACTCCAAACGTCCACTGTATAGTTCCTAAACAAAAATCTACATCTATTCATAG CTTTGCAATGTCGAGGTATAAGCAACCAGAATCTCTGGAGTCCCTAGCCTTGAGTGAGTTGGGACACTGGCTGGCGCTACAAGCTGAAAACCTAATGGCGCCAACTACTCTACTCACGCAGCACAGTCCAAGTGAAGCCCAAAAAGTTTTGTCTCACAAAGTTGAAAGCATCCGAATATATTTAGACTTTCATGTACCTTGGACGCTTCAAGACAAATTTGTTGATAGAGCTCTGAAGTCACTATCGGAACTATTAGAGAAGACTAAAAAGTCAATGGGCTTTAGAGGTTCGATGAGCACATTCGTAAGTCAAATGAACGTGGTTGTTAAAATGACGGAAGCTCTATTCACAAAGAATTTCACCTACGTGTCTATTGATGCGATCCCCAAGATGATGCGTTCAGTGTTTTACTCAAAAATGCACATGCTGACAGGccttgtttatttaaatttaggtTCATTATCTGGTGGATGGAAGACCGCAGATATGGAAACGTCTATAATACAATGCCTTAAGGAATTACATCTCTTAAAATATCTATTCATAAACTACGATTGCACTGATAACATTCTTAAATGTATAGTAGATAATTGCAAACTAATAATGAAACTAGATGTTTCGTGTTCCAAATGTGTAACCAATGAGAGCATCgttattatttgcaaattaaGAAGTCTAAGGAGCATCCAGTTATACCATACCTTTGTTACGTGGGAAGGCTTTGTCAATTTACTTGTTAATAGTAAAAACTTGGAAGATATTGGCAGGTGTGATGAGATCGGAACAGTTTTAGAATTTATCAGCTTCAACTGTCCCGAGGATATACCTTTAAAACTTAGGGTTTTCGTTAGCCGGTATGCAAAATATAAGCATCTTAAACTTGCTATAGAGTTATGTCCTTATATTCGTAATATGACAGTTTTCCATAATACATTACAGAGTGATCTAATGGTTCTCATAGGCTTAAAGGATTTATGTGAATTGAAACTTTTGTCATGTGATTTCTACGCAGACCAAGTGAAACAAGTCTTGGAAGTAAAGGGATGCAATCTATCGTATTTACACCTGGAGCATGTCGACCAGTTAGACTTGAATGCATTAATGTATATCAGTCAAATGTGTCCTCTACTAGAAACCCTAACATTTTACAATTGTTCCCTCATTCAACATACATCGCTTTACACGAAAAAGTTGGAGATATTACCATTTAGAAATCTTAAGAAATTAACATGCGTTTCTGCATTCACTGACGAACAATTGCTATTTTTACTAACGAATTGTGTAAATGTAACTTTCATTCAGACCGGGACTGCTATTCAATTCACTGATCAGTTCATAGAAAAACTTTTGGATATCAATCCGCTTATATATCTTAAAGAATTGCGCATAATGCAATCCGACTTCTTAACTATAGCTGCGATAGAGAAAATTATCCAAAGTTGCATAAGTCTAGAGATTCTAGTTGAGCTAGAGAGCTGGTCTTCCATATCTGAAACTGATAGAGAATACATAAggaattatatcaaaataaataactttaatattgacACTTCACCAATAAGACGATATGATTATGAATTGTGA